In Bacteriovorax stolpii, a single genomic region encodes these proteins:
- a CDS encoding ABC transporter substrate-binding protein: MKIIFTFLLLVPLFVKAQTEAAPEVLIQNIFSLAQKENPLNNPKTKSELDSHFDFKQMSMNILGSEANKRSAADLKWFEDSIKEIITKTVYPKAPEFLQGVKITYKSTLVDGNKATVPSTVAKKGEKTDVSYQLIKSGSNWKVIDVSIDDESWVKTINDKMTKTLKEKGWVGVKDMINKRVKALNEKKKS; this comes from the coding sequence ATGAAGATTATTTTCACCTTTTTACTTTTAGTTCCCCTATTCGTCAAAGCCCAAACAGAGGCTGCACCGGAAGTTTTAATTCAAAATATTTTCTCTCTCGCTCAAAAAGAAAACCCACTTAACAACCCAAAAACAAAAAGCGAACTGGACTCTCATTTCGACTTTAAACAAATGTCGATGAACATCCTTGGCTCCGAAGCAAACAAAAGATCGGCTGCCGATTTAAAGTGGTTTGAAGACAGCATTAAAGAAATCATCACAAAGACAGTTTACCCAAAAGCTCCTGAATTCCTTCAAGGAGTAAAGATCACTTACAAGTCGACTTTGGTTGACGGCAACAAAGCAACAGTTCCTTCTACTGTGGCCAAAAAGGGTGAAAAAACAGACGTAAGCTACCAGCTGATTAAAAGTGGCAGTAATTGGAAAGTCATCGACGTTTCAATTGATGATGAATCGTGGGTAAAAACGATCAACGATAAAATGACAAAGACTCTTAAAGAAAAAGGATGGGTAGGCGTTAAAGACATGATCAATAAACGCGTAAAGGCCCTGAACGAAAAGAAGAAATCATAA
- a CDS encoding 4a-hydroxytetrahydrobiopterin dehydratase: protein MEKSQVTENLKALNGWMYDEASKSIQKEFTFKSYLKTISFVNTIAWFANRDNHHPDLEVSFGRCLVKLTTHDAGGVSEKDFALAKCIDSL from the coding sequence ATGGAAAAATCACAAGTCACAGAAAATTTAAAAGCACTTAATGGCTGGATGTATGACGAGGCTTCAAAGTCGATTCAAAAAGAGTTCACTTTTAAGAGTTATTTAAAGACCATTTCATTCGTTAACACCATCGCTTGGTTCGCTAACCGCGACAACCATCACCCTGACCTGGAAGTGAGCTTCGGCCGCTGCCTGGTAAAACTCACAACTCACGATGCGGGAGGAGTCTCTGAGAAGGATTTCGCTCTGGCAAAATGCATCGACTCTCTGTAA
- a CDS encoding replication-associated recombination protein A: protein MVKKQTSLFDTELTEDEETTSSGKSTSKAYEPDYNDGENAPLAHRIRPEEFSEFIGHSEIFQKYPYLRQKNFPSLILFGPSGTGKTTLARLLAKLSGKEFYTFNAVLGGVADLKKIIAETQKIKESTGRYSIIFIDEIHRFNKAQQDALLPYIEVGSFTLIGATTENPRVSVNKALLSRMHIIELKILSAEAIETILTNALKKSGLTLSPELVKVLASYAGGDARVALNSLEATLELENPTKETVKQLIIDNARAFDKGGNRHYDVISAFIKSMRGSDPQAAILWLAVMIDGGEDPVFIARRLVIFASEDVGNADPTALTLATNALHAVSQIGMPEARIILAHATTYLASTFKSNAAYLAINQALEYVRSQGTIEVPNHLRNFPPPHSKPYLYPHSYPGHWVKQDYSPMGTPKFYEPTTEGREDGIKKRLDSLN, encoded by the coding sequence GTGGTAAAAAAGCAAACTTCACTATTTGACACAGAACTCACAGAGGACGAAGAAACAACTTCCTCGGGCAAATCCACGTCTAAAGCGTACGAACCAGACTATAATGATGGGGAAAATGCTCCCCTGGCCCACCGTATCCGCCCAGAGGAATTCTCTGAGTTTATCGGACATTCGGAAATTTTTCAAAAGTACCCCTACTTGAGGCAAAAAAATTTCCCCAGCCTGATCCTCTTTGGGCCATCAGGAACAGGGAAAACCACCCTGGCCCGTCTCTTGGCAAAGCTTTCTGGAAAGGAATTTTACACATTTAACGCCGTTTTGGGTGGAGTTGCCGATCTCAAGAAGATTATTGCGGAAACTCAGAAGATCAAAGAAAGCACCGGACGTTATTCGATTATCTTTATTGATGAGATTCACCGTTTTAATAAGGCCCAACAAGACGCCCTTCTTCCTTATATAGAAGTCGGATCGTTCACTCTCATTGGAGCTACGACTGAAAACCCTCGCGTTTCAGTGAACAAAGCACTTCTGTCTCGCATGCACATTATTGAATTAAAAATTTTAAGTGCTGAAGCGATTGAAACGATCCTTACGAATGCACTTAAAAAAAGTGGACTCACTCTCTCTCCTGAACTGGTAAAAGTTCTCGCAAGCTACGCAGGAGGAGATGCACGAGTGGCCCTCAATTCACTTGAGGCCACACTTGAACTAGAAAACCCGACGAAAGAAACAGTTAAGCAACTTATCATCGACAACGCCCGCGCTTTTGATAAAGGTGGAAACCGCCACTACGATGTAATCTCTGCTTTCATTAAGAGTATGCGCGGAAGTGATCCACAAGCGGCCATTTTATGGTTAGCTGTGATGATTGATGGTGGAGAAGATCCGGTTTTTATCGCCCGTCGTTTAGTTATTTTTGCCAGTGAAGATGTGGGAAATGCTGACCCAACGGCTTTAACATTAGCGACCAATGCCCTTCACGCAGTTTCACAAATTGGAATGCCGGAAGCGAGAATCATCTTGGCACATGCAACAACTTACCTAGCTTCAACATTTAAAAGTAATGCTGCTTATCTTGCAATAAATCAAGCGCTTGAATACGTGAGATCCCAAGGGACAATTGAGGTTCCAAATCATTTGAGAAACTTCCCACCTCCTCATTCAAAACCTTATTTGTATCCACACTCTTATCCCGGCCATTGGGTAAAACAGGACTATTCTCCAATGGGAACTCCTAAGTTTTACGAACCAACAACAGAGGGACGTGAAGATGGGATCAAAAAGAGACTGGATTCTCTGAATTAA
- a CDS encoding TolC family protein produces the protein MLKTFFFFTSLFALTAAEARPYQLKELIEKAKVHPEVKIEQFEVDKANVLFDRIDGEFRPRLSLVSGIGPNKSVTGTPLRSQQSSRIDTYTYMAEIQLKIPLYAFNREKDMHEAAQGNLKVKELEVQKKQATLIKKVKEYFYGYQYAASLNDFAGSTLKDLDEVIADMKDNKKAKNEDLTKLVLFRSLAQVKKYEIEKGLAQALLGLKFISQDDNPTVEQDWIEFNQREVPTLESINKNLGNTNIDLQRANLGVDAKTKFLTGEKKSQLPVIGLFSSFDWKNTPHSTEQSSKFAYDPYNKSDFSIGIGLIWDIDFGIKSSNISNARIELETVKAQQNFAIKNLPIQMEKIYLDLVEAQKKASELEKSYKTSKKLLNNIASGVALGITPAKDIIESYTLKAQVYQQFVEAVYNYELKLAELSYEAGAEFDPALK, from the coding sequence ATGTTAAAAACTTTTTTTTTCTTTACATCTCTCTTCGCTCTTACAGCTGCTGAGGCAAGACCTTATCAGTTGAAGGAACTTATTGAAAAAGCAAAAGTTCACCCTGAAGTTAAAATAGAGCAATTTGAAGTCGACAAGGCCAATGTGCTTTTTGATCGCATCGATGGCGAATTCCGCCCTAGGCTCTCGTTAGTCAGCGGTATCGGTCCAAACAAATCAGTGACTGGAACCCCACTTCGTTCACAACAATCTAGCCGCATTGACACTTATACGTACATGGCGGAAATCCAACTAAAGATTCCTCTTTACGCTTTCAACCGCGAAAAAGACATGCACGAAGCCGCTCAAGGCAACCTGAAAGTTAAAGAACTTGAAGTGCAAAAAAAGCAGGCGACGCTGATTAAAAAAGTAAAAGAGTATTTCTACGGATACCAATATGCGGCCAGCCTCAATGATTTTGCCGGTTCAACGCTTAAGGATCTGGATGAAGTCATCGCCGACATGAAAGACAATAAAAAAGCAAAGAACGAAGACTTAACCAAGTTAGTTCTTTTCCGTTCTCTTGCTCAGGTTAAAAAATACGAAATTGAGAAAGGTTTGGCCCAGGCCCTGCTTGGTTTAAAATTTATTTCTCAAGACGACAATCCAACAGTTGAACAAGACTGGATTGAATTCAATCAAAGAGAAGTCCCTACTCTTGAATCAATCAATAAAAACCTGGGCAACACCAACATCGACTTACAAAGAGCAAATCTTGGTGTCGATGCTAAAACAAAATTCTTAACTGGTGAGAAAAAATCTCAACTCCCGGTGATTGGACTCTTTTCATCTTTTGACTGGAAAAATACTCCTCATTCGACAGAACAGAGCTCTAAATTTGCTTACGACCCATACAATAAATCGGATTTTTCTATTGGTATTGGCCTGATCTGGGATATCGACTTTGGTATCAAGTCGAGCAACATTAGCAATGCACGCATTGAACTTGAAACGGTTAAGGCGCAACAAAACTTCGCCATTAAAAATCTTCCAATTCAAATGGAAAAGATCTACCTGGATCTAGTGGAAGCGCAAAAGAAGGCCAGCGAACTGGAGAAGTCTTATAAAACATCTAAAAAACTCTTAAACAACATCGCTTCCGGTGTTGCTCTTGGGATCACTCCAGCAAAAGATATCATCGAGTCTTACACTCTGAAGGCACAAGTTTATCAACAGTTCGTTGAAGCTGTTTACAACTATGAGCTAAAACTGGCCGAACTCTCTTACGAGGCCGGTGCTGAGTTCGACCCAGCTCTAAAATAA
- a CDS encoding phosphatase PAP2 family protein — protein sequence MTFHRPQNKEPLFLIAGLTLAMVLIHNTGTDFWLAGHFFSGGKWIFRDNFFLEKILHKGGVIFSQLCLLTLIILRVRDRQDLFKKHYLNVVLISTILSIVSVFLLKRVTTFPCPWSSQPFLGGQPLLPYRMLFATDYPKGHCFPAGHSSGGYAFLSLYFAYTFIYGKRNFRTLIPGLFLGLVFGITQQLRGAHFLSHDLATMIVCIFVSWFTIWGYYSYGNKNET from the coding sequence ATGACATTTCACAGGCCTCAAAACAAGGAACCACTTTTCCTCATCGCTGGATTAACTCTGGCCATGGTTCTTATTCACAATACAGGCACTGACTTCTGGTTGGCCGGGCATTTCTTCTCCGGCGGCAAGTGGATCTTCCGCGATAATTTTTTTCTGGAAAAAATTCTTCATAAAGGTGGAGTGATTTTTAGTCAGCTTTGCTTATTAACCTTAATAATTTTAAGAGTGAGAGACAGACAAGATTTGTTCAAGAAACATTATCTTAACGTCGTGCTGATCTCTACGATTCTTTCTATTGTGAGTGTTTTTTTACTAAAGAGAGTGACAACCTTTCCATGTCCATGGAGTTCACAGCCTTTTTTAGGCGGCCAACCTCTGCTTCCTTATAGAATGCTTTTTGCCACCGATTACCCTAAAGGACACTGCTTTCCGGCCGGGCACTCTTCGGGAGGATATGCTTTTTTATCTCTTTATTTTGCTTACACATTTATTTACGGCAAAAGAAATTTCCGCACATTAATACCGGGACTTTTTTTAGGCCTTGTTTTTGGAATAACCCAACAACTTCGCGGCGCTCATTTTTTATCCCATGACCTGGCGACCATGATCGTCTGCATTTTTGTTTCATGGTTTACAATTTGGGGGTACTATTCCTATGGTAATAAAAATGAAACTTAA
- the rpsU gene encoding 30S ribosomal protein S21 yields the protein MAQDPQSAITVMIDERSGVERSLKKFKRMCESFGVVREYRKRQEYKKPSVKHKEKTEAADKRRKKTAMKSTRVSKY from the coding sequence ATGGCTCAAGATCCACAATCAGCAATTACAGTTATGATCGACGAAAGATCTGGTGTAGAGCGTTCTTTGAAGAAATTCAAAAGAATGTGTGAATCATTTGGTGTTGTACGTGAGTACAGAAAACGCCAAGAGTACAAAAAACCTTCTGTTAAGCACAAGGAAAAAACCGAAGCTGCAGACAAGAGAAGAAAGAAAACTGCTATGAAATCAACGAGAGTATCTAAATACTAG
- a CDS encoding endonuclease I family protein, translating into MKKNLKMIFLLASFISFNAFAFAPNPKDDALKLDLFKIAMKNHKALGYNPAKKALFGQLHLEKGPEGYFVKDLYCEINYTKGVGPGNMPDQNQLNCEHTWPQSKFTKAFPNELQKSDLHHLFPTDSKANSTRGNFEFADVVKNENLSNCDASRSGASVTSGGHTYFEPPTSHKGNVARAIFYFSIRYKMPIGDAQEEFLRRWNQLDPVDDAEMARNNAIEKLQGNRNPFIDHPELIDQISDF; encoded by the coding sequence ATGAAGAAAAATTTAAAAATGATTTTCTTACTGGCGAGCTTTATATCTTTTAATGCTTTCGCTTTTGCACCAAACCCGAAAGATGACGCCCTTAAGCTAGATCTTTTTAAAATTGCGATGAAAAACCACAAAGCACTTGGTTACAATCCAGCAAAAAAAGCTTTATTCGGACAACTTCACCTTGAAAAAGGACCTGAGGGATATTTCGTAAAAGACCTATACTGCGAAATCAATTACACAAAGGGTGTTGGTCCAGGAAACATGCCTGACCAAAACCAACTAAACTGTGAGCACACTTGGCCACAATCTAAATTCACTAAAGCATTCCCAAACGAACTTCAAAAATCAGACCTTCACCACCTTTTCCCAACGGACTCAAAAGCTAACTCAACAAGAGGAAACTTCGAATTCGCTGACGTAGTGAAAAACGAAAACCTTTCTAACTGTGATGCTAGCCGTTCAGGAGCTTCTGTCACATCTGGTGGCCACACTTATTTCGAACCACCAACGTCTCATAAAGGAAACGTTGCTCGCGCTATCTTCTACTTCTCTATCCGTTATAAAATGCCTATCGGAGACGCTCAGGAAGAGTTCCTAAGAAGATGGAACCAGTTAGACCCTGTTGATGATGCAGAAATGGCACGTAACAACGCGATCGAAAAACTTCAAGGGAACCGCAACCCATTTATCGATCACCCAGAGCTAATCGACCAAATTTCAGACTTTTAA
- a CDS encoding phosphoethanolamine transferase, whose protein sequence is MKLKTTTAKLLLIVSLFFTLFYNFTFFKKVLAVYSFSGMNIVFVASLFIFLWAAIHLFLTLLRAKFYDKPLLIALFFLSTMAAYMMDSFGIAIDDVMLLNVVKTDAKESLDLMTWRLGIYLLLLFVFPSLVVCFTQIEYKDTKTQLWSRFKGVALSLLAIILVVAPMGKFYASFFRTQKPIRYYTNPTYYLYSMGKFSTSFVKNPQKELEALGRDSIIPAGDPDRELIILVVGETARRDHFSLNGYEKETNPLLKKENVVSFTNVTSCGTSTAVSVPCMFSHFGRKDFSVDKGMGTENLLDVLSHTKAVNILWRDNNSDSKGVAKRIKYEDYKSSSTNTICDPECRDVGMLVGLQEYIDKVKEQDVLIILHQMGNHGPAYYKRYPKEFEVFTPVCKTNELSKCTNEEISNAYDNAILYTDFFLSKVIEFLKANSHNFNTGMLYISDHGESLGENGVYLHSMPYMIAPKAQIEVPMIMWFGGHMARETNYVGLRRLTNEPYSHDNIFHTILGMMEVKSSAYVPELDILHGIHIQPEIQKK, encoded by the coding sequence ATGAAACTTAAAACTACAACTGCGAAACTTCTATTGATCGTTTCGCTTTTTTTTACGCTCTTCTATAACTTCACTTTCTTTAAGAAAGTTCTCGCAGTGTATTCTTTTAGTGGCATGAACATCGTCTTCGTAGCCTCTCTTTTTATTTTTCTATGGGCCGCTATTCACTTATTTCTCACTCTCTTACGGGCAAAATTCTATGACAAGCCGTTATTGATAGCGCTTTTTTTCTTAAGCACTATGGCGGCCTATATGATGGACAGCTTTGGTATCGCCATTGATGATGTGATGCTTTTGAATGTCGTTAAGACCGATGCCAAAGAATCTTTAGATCTTATGACCTGGAGACTCGGGATCTATCTATTGTTGCTCTTTGTGTTTCCATCACTCGTCGTTTGTTTCACTCAGATAGAGTATAAAGATACTAAGACTCAATTGTGGTCTCGATTCAAAGGCGTGGCCTTGTCATTGCTGGCGATTATCCTGGTAGTGGCCCCGATGGGAAAATTTTACGCTTCGTTTTTTAGAACGCAAAAGCCCATCCGCTATTACACTAATCCGACCTATTACTTATACTCAATGGGAAAATTTAGTACCAGTTTCGTGAAGAATCCTCAAAAGGAATTGGAAGCTTTGGGAAGGGATTCCATTATTCCAGCGGGAGATCCAGACAGAGAACTTATCATCTTAGTTGTCGGTGAGACGGCCAGAAGAGATCATTTTTCACTTAATGGGTATGAGAAAGAAACAAATCCACTTCTAAAAAAAGAAAACGTAGTAAGTTTTACGAATGTGACTTCATGTGGAACATCAACCGCAGTGTCTGTTCCTTGTATGTTTTCTCATTTTGGACGCAAAGACTTTAGTGTTGATAAGGGAATGGGAACAGAGAATCTTTTAGATGTTCTGTCGCATACAAAAGCCGTGAATATTCTCTGGAGAGACAACAACTCTGACTCAAAAGGAGTCGCCAAGAGAATTAAGTACGAAGACTACAAATCATCATCGACTAATACTATCTGTGATCCTGAGTGCCGCGATGTGGGCATGTTAGTAGGGCTGCAAGAATATATTGATAAGGTCAAAGAGCAGGACGTGTTGATTATTCTTCACCAGATGGGAAATCACGGGCCGGCCTATTACAAACGTTACCCAAAAGAATTTGAAGTTTTTACACCCGTTTGTAAAACGAATGAACTTTCAAAATGCACGAACGAAGAAATCAGCAATGCTTATGACAATGCCATTCTTTATACTGATTTTTTCCTTTCGAAAGTTATCGAGTTTTTAAAGGCAAACAGTCACAACTTCAACACAGGAATGCTCTATATCAGTGATCATGGAGAGTCGTTAGGTGAAAATGGAGTGTACCTTCACAGTATGCCTTATATGATCGCTCCTAAGGCACAGATCGAAGTGCCAATGATTATGTGGTTTGGCGGGCACATGGCACGTGAAACAAATTATGTGGGTCTTCGTCGCTTAACAAATGAGCCATACTCACACGATAATATCTTTCATACTATTTTAGGAATGATGGAAGTGAAGTCATCGGCCTACGTCCCAGAGTTGGATATTCTCCACGGGATTCACATTCAACCGGAAATTCAGAAGAAATAA
- a CDS encoding efflux RND transporter permease subunit, translating into MSILKWNLKNIYILPIIALILSVWGALQAPKLKVNMDLSGLLSDTNPAVVEMNHVSEIVGGGGYLIALVGPMASPEKKLPQITDAIKDIPHIKYSYYERETYALKDKALYLISKKEFKKLNEHALVLFSDKKVDTTGLDLFDEGDNSEDVAEAKKFFETLRKTVPQDRYFLSQDKLYAMLLIKPDFGSTDLESSEALVKKVEEAINKVSGPKIPYHLSGRYVEKIQDKEQFDRDIAKTSIISTVLLIIVLFFGLGSMRAGWFTLAGVFMAMGQTVGLAYLIVGRINILTGFLLAILSGLGSEYGIHFVRRYFKERQHGKDRDTAIEETYLVMGRSLFSAAITSACAFFILSISDFRGFSELGMIAGLGVVCIYFTFMCIFPLGARLLPHKTEGHIQEKFSRFFYAFPFKTKYIYWYALLIPIMGYGTYNAYFEFDFERLHNFSKKTQEINKLTDDLYGRAITPSAILTRDMEQVKSLESWLNNDENSHVIHQVISYNTLVPDDMQSRYKRIQKIKAEVDKISPEELEEKSGMKYSQVQKWLTTKPYGDELVPKSLGDNFGPDKNILLVFPKERQGTYENINRYAEVLLKAKKLFPGMEVGSDTLVFSAILNHIIEDGKIVLILFLIGAFFVFWPDFKSIRYAMILEGQLVIGCLFLIALMGLVDEPFTILNVAIIPAVLAAGIDMGVHQIHDEIEHQGQPLRWGKKRGEALSAAKRISGPVHMGMLTSICGFGALLTAEAKMLQGVGWISIMGQVAMYLVCMVLFPTIKDYIYSFRNGK; encoded by the coding sequence ATGTCTATCCTAAAATGGAATTTAAAGAATATTTATATTCTGCCCATTATTGCTTTGATTTTAAGCGTTTGGGGAGCCTTACAGGCCCCTAAATTGAAAGTAAACATGGACCTTTCGGGGCTTCTGTCAGACACCAACCCGGCCGTTGTAGAGATGAACCACGTTTCTGAGATTGTCGGCGGCGGCGGGTACCTGATTGCTCTGGTGGGGCCGATGGCCTCACCGGAAAAGAAACTTCCACAAATTACCGATGCAATTAAAGACATTCCACATATCAAATATTCTTATTACGAACGCGAAACATACGCACTTAAAGACAAAGCACTTTACCTGATCAGCAAAAAAGAATTTAAAAAACTCAACGAACACGCCCTGGTCCTTTTTTCTGATAAGAAAGTCGACACAACGGGGTTGGATCTTTTTGATGAAGGGGACAATTCAGAAGATGTGGCCGAAGCAAAAAAGTTTTTTGAAACCTTAAGAAAGACTGTGCCACAAGATCGTTATTTTTTATCGCAAGATAAGCTTTATGCCATGCTGTTAATTAAACCTGATTTTGGTTCAACGGATTTGGAGTCGAGTGAAGCGCTGGTGAAAAAAGTGGAGGAGGCCATCAATAAAGTCAGCGGGCCGAAAATTCCTTATCACTTGAGTGGACGATATGTTGAAAAGATCCAGGATAAAGAGCAGTTTGACCGCGATATCGCTAAGACATCGATTATTTCGACTGTGCTTTTGATTATCGTGCTTTTCTTTGGTCTGGGTTCAATGAGAGCAGGATGGTTTACTCTGGCCGGAGTTTTCATGGCCATGGGGCAAACTGTGGGATTAGCTTATCTCATTGTTGGACGTATCAATATTCTTACCGGGTTCTTACTAGCTATTCTTTCAGGTCTTGGGTCTGAGTACGGGATTCACTTCGTGCGCAGGTATTTTAAAGAAAGACAGCATGGCAAAGACCGCGATACGGCGATTGAAGAAACATACCTGGTCATGGGGCGCTCGCTTTTTTCTGCGGCCATCACTTCGGCCTGTGCCTTTTTCATTCTTTCGATTTCAGACTTCAGAGGTTTTTCTGAGTTAGGGATGATTGCCGGACTTGGGGTTGTTTGTATTTATTTTACCTTCATGTGTATTTTTCCGCTCGGAGCACGCCTTTTACCGCACAAGACGGAAGGGCACATTCAAGAAAAATTCTCGCGCTTCTTCTACGCTTTTCCGTTTAAGACGAAGTACATTTACTGGTATGCACTGCTGATTCCTATCATGGGATACGGAACTTATAACGCTTACTTTGAATTTGATTTTGAAAGACTACATAATTTTTCGAAAAAAACTCAGGAGATTAATAAACTTACTGACGATCTTTACGGAAGGGCCATCACTCCATCGGCCATTCTTACTCGCGATATGGAGCAAGTAAAATCTCTTGAGTCATGGTTGAACAACGATGAAAACTCTCACGTCATTCATCAGGTTATCTCTTATAACACTCTGGTGCCCGATGATATGCAGAGCCGATACAAGCGCATTCAGAAGATTAAAGCAGAAGTCGATAAGATTTCACCTGAAGAGCTGGAAGAAAAATCTGGAATGAAATACAGTCAGGTTCAAAAATGGTTGACGACAAAACCTTATGGAGATGAACTTGTTCCTAAATCATTGGGAGACAACTTCGGCCCGGATAAAAATATCCTCTTGGTTTTCCCTAAAGAAAGACAAGGGACTTATGAAAATATCAATCGTTATGCTGAAGTCCTCTTAAAAGCAAAAAAGCTTTTTCCGGGAATGGAAGTTGGCTCTGATACATTGGTCTTCTCGGCCATTTTAAATCACATCATCGAAGACGGAAAAATCGTCTTAATTCTTTTCTTGATCGGAGCTTTTTTTGTGTTCTGGCCGGATTTCAAAAGTATTCGTTATGCCATGATTCTGGAAGGGCAGTTGGTCATTGGATGTCTTTTCCTGATTGCCTTAATGGGGTTGGTGGACGAACCGTTTACGATTTTAAACGTGGCGATTATTCCAGCAGTACTCGCAGCGGGAATTGATATGGGGGTTCACCAGATTCACGATGAGATCGAACATCAAGGGCAGCCACTTCGCTGGGGTAAAAAGCGCGGAGAAGCACTTTCTGCGGCAAAGAGAATTTCAGGCCCGGTGCACATGGGGATGTTAACATCTATCTGTGGTTTCGGAGCACTTTTAACTGCTGAAGCAAAAATGCTTCAAGGGGTGGGATGGATTTCCATCATGGGACAAGTCGCGATGTACCTGGTGTGTATGGTTCTTTTCCCGACGATCAAAGATTATATTTACTCGTTTAGAAACGGAAAATAA
- a CDS encoding serine hydrolase domain-containing protein encodes MKVVALALSLLSLNAWAISKEDIGALNELFIKTIEKNEKRAHTGVAVSVFTANEIIMQKGYGFADAQKETPVTNHTAFAIGSTTKAFTSLGLKLLENEGHLKLTDKVSEHLIDFQLANQKISEQVTIEDLLSHRIGLPRHDFAWYLTDFTQDDLYSRLKFYNFPVGAEEKFRKTFEYNNLMYMVAGKVIEESSGKSWPDYIQQAVLNPLEMKDTSFGKAKAGLDVATPYLHDKAIAYKEISNIASAGNMYSTTTDMTKWIQSFLQKKWKGVDDLTNARIGLDNENPDLKYGYALGWMTNTMNPKASWFFHGGNIDGFSAMVLFSYELNVGTVVLVNDNASELNDLLVTDLLRYELVRKPVDKDFNSIKKRFLFPKLDQINLASLPLTTKSEKVMDEVTLFENPGYGVLKSFSKDGKDYLAYFKNVWEIKEMVDDTFNYSFPLEIAGQVYEYPMLIEQGRISIPFQPGTPFVKFSLTKE; translated from the coding sequence ATGAAGGTTGTTGCATTAGCACTTTCTCTTTTATCACTGAACGCTTGGGCCATCTCGAAAGAGGATATCGGTGCACTCAACGAGTTGTTTATCAAGACCATTGAGAAAAACGAAAAGAGGGCCCATACAGGTGTAGCTGTTTCAGTTTTCACTGCAAATGAAATCATCATGCAAAAAGGCTATGGTTTTGCTGATGCCCAAAAAGAAACTCCCGTTACAAACCACACAGCTTTCGCCATTGGTTCAACCACTAAGGCCTTTACGTCTCTTGGGCTTAAGCTTTTAGAAAATGAAGGACATTTAAAACTTACAGATAAAGTCTCTGAGCACTTGATTGATTTCCAACTCGCCAATCAAAAAATTAGCGAGCAAGTGACGATCGAAGATTTGCTCTCTCATCGCATTGGTCTTCCTCGCCATGACTTCGCCTGGTATTTAACAGATTTCACTCAGGATGATCTTTATTCACGCCTGAAGTTTTACAATTTTCCAGTTGGAGCAGAAGAGAAGTTTCGCAAAACTTTCGAATACAACAACCTGATGTATATGGTGGCCGGAAAGGTGATCGAGGAGTCTTCTGGAAAAAGCTGGCCTGATTATATTCAACAGGCAGTGCTTAATCCTCTGGAGATGAAAGACACATCGTTTGGGAAAGCAAAGGCAGGCCTGGATGTAGCGACTCCTTACTTGCATGATAAAGCGATTGCCTACAAAGAAATTTCAAACATTGCTTCTGCCGGAAATATGTATTCAACAACGACAGACATGACAAAATGGATTCAGTCTTTTCTGCAAAAAAAGTGGAAGGGGGTTGATGACCTGACGAACGCAAGAATTGGTCTGGATAATGAAAACCCCGATTTAAAATACGGCTATGCTTTGGGGTGGATGACCAATACAATGAACCCGAAAGCTTCATGGTTTTTTCACGGTGGGAACATTGATGGTTTCTCGGCCATGGTTCTTTTTTCGTACGAACTCAATGTGGGAACCGTCGTCCTGGTTAATGACAACGCTTCTGAATTAAATGACCTTTTGGTGACCGATTTACTTCGTTATGAATTAGTCCGCAAACCAGTAGACAAAGATTTTAACTCAATTAAAAAGCGCTTCTTATTTCCGAAGCTGGATCAAATTAATCTTGCATCTTTACCTTTGACCACAAAAAGTGAAAAGGTCATGGATGAGGTGACACTATTTGAAAATCCAGGATATGGAGTTTTAAAGTCGTTTTCAAAAGATGGAAAAGACTATCTTGCTTACTTCAAAAATGTTTGGGAAATCAAAGAAATGGTGGACGACACTTTCAATTATTCTTTTCCTTTGGAAATCGCCGGCCAAGTTTACGAATACCCGATGCTGATAGAGCAGGGGAGGATTTCAATTCCTTTTCAACCAGGAACACCTTTCGTGAAATTTAGCTTAACAAAGGAATAA